The following are from one region of the Amylibacter sp. IMCC11727 genome:
- the queG gene encoding tRNA epoxyqueuosine(34) reductase QueG encodes MSGLTDRLRAKALAEGFSDFGVCKPDAVPETAARLNAFVDAGLHGQMGWMAERMNWRGSPSALWPEAKSVVMLAENYGPDHDPLEVLEHPDRAAISVYAQNRDYHDVVKKRLKRVGRWLIEQEPDTQIKVFVDTAPVMEKPLAQAAGLGWQGKHTNVVSRALGSWFFLGAIFTTAELDISEREVDHCGRCRKCLDVCPTDAFIAPYQLDARRCISYLTIEHHGPVDLELRAKMGNRIYGCDDCLAVCPWNKFAERAVEVKYHGRAELMGAKLAELAVLDDAGFRALFSGSPIKRIGRNRFVRNVCYAIGNSGEPSLIEAAQGLVGDDDATVADAARWAVERLSG; translated from the coding sequence GAAACAGCGGCGCGCCTAAACGCATTTGTGGATGCTGGTTTGCATGGGCAAATGGGCTGGATGGCGGAGCGCATGAACTGGCGTGGATCCCCCAGCGCGTTGTGGCCCGAGGCAAAGTCGGTGGTGATGCTGGCGGAAAACTACGGGCCAGATCACGATCCGTTAGAGGTTTTGGAACACCCTGATCGTGCCGCCATTAGTGTTTATGCGCAAAACCGCGATTACCATGATGTGGTGAAAAAGCGGCTGAAACGGGTGGGGCGATGGTTGATCGAACAGGAGCCAGACACACAGATTAAGGTGTTTGTGGACACGGCCCCTGTAATGGAAAAACCGCTGGCGCAAGCAGCGGGGCTCGGCTGGCAGGGCAAACATACAAATGTGGTGTCGCGCGCGCTTGGGTCATGGTTCTTTCTAGGGGCGATATTTACGACGGCTGAGTTGGATATTTCCGAGCGTGAAGTGGATCATTGTGGGCGGTGCCGTAAGTGTCTGGATGTGTGTCCAACGGATGCGTTTATCGCGCCTTATCAATTGGATGCACGGCGTTGTATTAGTTACCTGACAATTGAACATCATGGGCCTGTTGATCTGGAATTGCGAGCCAAGATGGGCAATCGAATTTACGGGTGTGACGATTGCTTGGCTGTGTGTCCGTGGAACAAATTTGCCGAACGTGCCGTCGAGGTGAAGTATCATGGGCGCGCGGAATTGATGGGGGCGAAGTTGGCGGAACTGGCCGTTTTGGATGATGCGGGGTTTCGGGCGCTGTTTTCTGGATCACCTATAAAGCGGATTGGGCGCAATCGGTTTGTGCGCAATGTGTGCTATGCGATTGGGAATTCGGGTGAGCCATCTTTAATTGAAGCGGCGCAGGGTTTGGTTGGTGATGACGATGCCACGGTTGCGGACGCGGCGCGGTGGGCTGTGGAAAGATTGTCGGGCTGA
- a CDS encoding SDR family oxidoreductase has protein sequence MSVLLSFGHGFSAQALVPLLDGWRVIGTSRTAGKRKQDGVDMVQFPGTDMGAYLDDATHLLISAGPDADGDPVLRELRDEIAKREFEWVGYLSTTGVYGDHQGGWVDEETPLTPSTRRGQWRVAAETAWMEMDLPLHIFRLAGIYGPGRGPFSKVRAGTARRIIKEGQVFSRIHVEDIAQVLAASIARPNAGAVYNLCDDDPAPPQDVIGYAAELLGVPLPEAVAFEDADMTPMARSFYAESKRVRNVRIKDELGVVLKYPNYRVGLQALLRDEGG, from the coding sequence ATGTCGGTTTTGTTGAGTTTCGGGCATGGGTTTTCGGCGCAGGCGTTGGTTCCGCTGTTGGACGGTTGGCGGGTGATTGGCACGTCCCGCACGGCAGGAAAGCGGAAGCAAGACGGTGTGGACATGGTGCAATTTCCAGGGACGGACATGGGGGCGTATTTGGATGACGCGACCCATTTGTTGATTTCGGCTGGGCCAGATGCGGATGGGGATCCTGTGTTGCGTGAATTGCGCGACGAGATTGCTAAGCGGGAGTTTGAGTGGGTTGGATATTTGTCCACCACGGGGGTGTATGGGGATCATCAGGGCGGTTGGGTTGATGAAGAGACTCCGCTGACGCCATCAACGCGGCGCGGGCAATGGCGTGTGGCTGCAGAGACTGCTTGGATGGAGATGGACCTGCCGTTGCATATTTTTCGCCTTGCGGGGATTTATGGGCCAGGGCGTGGGCCGTTTAGCAAGGTGCGGGCGGGTACAGCGCGGCGGATCATTAAAGAGGGACAGGTGTTTTCGCGCATTCATGTGGAGGATATCGCGCAGGTGTTGGCGGCGAGCATTGCGCGGCCAAATGCTGGGGCGGTTTACAATTTGTGTGATGATGATCCTGCGCCGCCGCAAGATGTGATTGGTTATGCGGCGGAATTGCTGGGTGTGCCGCTGCCAGAGGCGGTGGCTTTTGAAGATGCGGATATGACCCCGATGGCGCGCAGTTTTTATGCGGAAAGCAAGCGGGTGCGCAACGTACGGATCAAGGATGAGTTGGGGGTTGTGCTGAAGTATCCGAATTACCGAGTTGGATTGCAGGCGTTGCTGCGTGATGAGGGCGGCTGA